A single genomic interval of Alteromonas sp. BL110 harbors:
- the fadR gene encoding fatty acid metabolism transcriptional regulator FadR has translation MIYKAQSPAGFAEEYIVESIWSGRFPPGTILPAERELSELIGVTRTTLREVLQRLARDGWLTIQHGKPTKVNNFWETCGLNILETLARLDQEGIPELVDNLLAARTNLSAVFIRGAIRNNPQASADIIARYKNVEQEGLAFAQFDYQMTHDLALASNNNVFVLMMNGFRGLYSRIGGYFFSHQPARDIAMKYYADLLDAAEKGEYDRVPVVVRNYGIESGKVWQAIRDEMPKDLVD, from the coding sequence ATGATTTATAAGGCACAGAGTCCAGCCGGATTCGCCGAAGAATATATTGTTGAATCTATTTGGAGTGGTAGATTTCCACCTGGCACCATTTTGCCTGCAGAGAGAGAGCTTTCTGAGTTAATTGGTGTAACGCGAACCACTTTGCGAGAAGTATTACAGCGTTTGGCGCGTGATGGCTGGTTGACCATTCAACACGGCAAGCCAACCAAGGTAAATAATTTCTGGGAAACGTGCGGTCTGAACATTCTTGAAACTCTTGCTCGCTTGGACCAAGAGGGCATTCCAGAACTTGTCGATAATTTGCTCGCAGCGCGCACTAATTTAAGTGCGGTTTTCATCAGAGGCGCTATCCGTAACAACCCTCAAGCGTCTGCAGATATTATCGCTCGATACAAAAATGTTGAACAAGAAGGCTTAGCGTTTGCGCAGTTTGATTATCAGATGACCCATGACTTAGCGCTGGCCTCTAACAACAACGTGTTTGTTCTGATGATGAATGGCTTTCGCGGGCTTTACTCGCGAATAGGTGGTTACTTCTTTTCGCATCAGCCGGCACGAGATATCGCCATGAAGTATTACGCAGACTTGCTTGATGCAGCAGAGAAGGGCGAATACGATAGGGTTCCTGTCGTGGTAAGAAATTACGGTATTGAGAGTGGTAAGGTATGGCAAGCCATTCGTGACGAAATGCCAAAAGATTTAGTAGATTAA
- a CDS encoding S9 family peptidase: MKFIWIALAAGGLMSGCSLENKTENVQQELDKTAPSVMLNTKVNAPVAKKVPYEMSAHGVTRNDNYYWMRDDSRTDKEILAHLEQENNYVETVLAPLKENRETLYGELVSRIEKDDSTVPVFDNGYWYYTRYSGENEYPVYLRKPSLDAEPQVLLDANVMSEGHDYFSIGSYSVSRDNTLMAYSEDTLSRRIYTVYVKNLNSGEKLNDVLEGTSGSAVWANDNEHLFYVKKDPQTLLGYQVYRHKLGTSQEDDVLVYEESDPTFYTYISKSKDDSVIYIHHSNTDKTGVTLIDAGNPASQSEVFLPIKDGQEYSVAKASDGYYVLTNIDAKNFKVMKAPLDATSDVSKWQEIVPHRPEVFLQSIEVMKNHLVVKEKENGMLRMVVHNLTTKEEKVIPTQDPIYGAYFNANPEMDTNKLRIYYSSLTTPGSIIDINLDTLESEVMKQTRVSDTFDSSAYASERVMIEARDGAMVPVSLVYRKEKFKKDGTNPLYQYAYGSYGATIDPTFRSSWLSLIDRGFVVAIAHIRGGQMLGREWYEDGKMHQKMNTFTDFIDVSKGLVAKQYTDKDRVFAMGGSAGGLLMGAVVNMAPELYKGVSAHVPFVDVVTTMSDETIPLTTGEYTEWGNPANKDEFDYMLSYSPYDQVEAKDYPHMLVTTGLHDSQVQYFEPMKWVAKLREYKTDDNLLLFKTDMEAGHGGASGRFKRFESTALEYAFVLHLAGVPL; encoded by the coding sequence ATGAAATTCATATGGATAGCACTTGCTGCAGGCGGGCTGATGTCAGGCTGTAGCCTTGAGAACAAAACGGAAAACGTTCAACAAGAGTTAGACAAGACGGCACCATCAGTTATGTTAAATACGAAAGTAAATGCGCCAGTAGCGAAAAAAGTGCCTTACGAAATGTCGGCGCATGGAGTGACCAGAAACGACAACTATTATTGGATGCGCGATGATTCACGCACCGATAAAGAGATATTGGCGCACCTAGAGCAGGAAAACAATTACGTAGAAACAGTACTTGCTCCGCTCAAAGAAAACCGTGAGACGCTTTATGGAGAGCTGGTTTCTCGCATAGAGAAAGACGATTCCACGGTACCAGTGTTCGATAACGGCTATTGGTACTACACACGTTATTCAGGTGAGAACGAGTATCCTGTATATCTAAGAAAGCCTTCGCTGGATGCTGAGCCGCAAGTTTTGCTTGATGCGAATGTTATGTCTGAAGGGCATGACTATTTTAGTATTGGAAGTTACTCGGTGAGCCGTGACAATACGCTTATGGCGTACTCTGAAGACACGCTTAGTCGTCGAATTTATACCGTATACGTAAAAAACCTGAATAGCGGTGAAAAGCTAAACGATGTATTAGAGGGCACGTCAGGCAGCGCAGTTTGGGCGAACGACAATGAACATTTATTTTACGTGAAAAAAGATCCGCAAACCCTTTTAGGCTATCAAGTGTATCGCCATAAGCTGGGTACTTCTCAAGAAGACGATGTTTTAGTGTACGAAGAAAGCGACCCTACGTTTTATACTTACATTAGTAAAAGCAAAGACGACAGCGTCATTTACATTCATCATTCTAACACTGATAAAACTGGCGTGACTTTGATTGATGCAGGCAATCCTGCGTCTCAATCAGAAGTATTTCTACCTATTAAAGACGGTCAGGAATACAGCGTAGCAAAAGCAAGTGACGGTTATTACGTTTTAACTAACATCGATGCAAAAAACTTCAAAGTAATGAAGGCGCCGCTAGATGCCACAAGTGACGTGTCAAAGTGGCAAGAAATAGTCCCACACCGTCCTGAGGTCTTTCTTCAAAGCATTGAGGTGATGAAAAATCACCTAGTAGTGAAAGAGAAAGAAAACGGTATGCTACGCATGGTTGTGCATAACCTAACGACAAAAGAAGAAAAGGTTATACCAACTCAAGATCCAATCTACGGTGCGTACTTCAATGCAAACCCTGAAATGGATACTAACAAGCTTAGAATCTATTACAGCTCGTTAACTACGCCAGGCTCTATCATTGATATCAACCTTGATACGCTTGAAAGTGAAGTAATGAAGCAAACCCGTGTATCTGACACATTTGACTCTTCCGCTTATGCATCTGAGAGAGTAATGATTGAAGCGCGCGATGGCGCAATGGTACCGGTTTCATTGGTTTATCGTAAAGAGAAGTTTAAAAAAGATGGCACTAATCCACTGTATCAATACGCTTATGGCTCGTATGGCGCAACTATTGACCCGACATTTAGAAGCAGCTGGCTTTCTTTAATTGACCGAGGTTTTGTAGTTGCGATAGCGCACATTCGTGGCGGTCAAATGCTGGGGCGCGAATGGTACGAAGACGGTAAAATGCATCAAAAAATGAATACGTTTACGGATTTCATTGACGTATCTAAAGGTTTGGTTGCGAAACAATACACTGATAAAGACCGCGTATTTGCAATGGGCGGCAGCGCAGGTGGATTACTAATGGGCGCCGTTGTGAATATGGCCCCTGAGCTATACAAAGGGGTGAGTGCTCACGTGCCCTTTGTTGATGTGGTGACCACTATGAGCGATGAGACTATTCCATTGACCACAGGTGAATATACCGAATGGGGTAACCCAGCAAATAAAGATGAGTTTGATTACATGCTGTCATACTCGCCTTACGATCAAGTTGAAGCTAAAGATTATCCACACATGCTAGTGACTACAGGGTTGCATGATTCGCAAGTTCAATACTTTGAGCCTATGAAGTGGGTTGCGAAACTTAGAGAGTATAAAACCGACGATAACTTGCTTCTGTTTAAGACAGACATGGAAGCAGGGCACGGCGGCGCGTCGGGACGCTTCAAGCGTTTTGAATCAACCGCCCTAGAATATGCTTTTGTTTTGCATCTAGCGGGTGTACCTCTTTAA
- the nhaB gene encoding sodium/proton antiporter NhaB: MQTSMIAAIYKNFLGHAPDWYKKTIIAFLIVNPFIFMVDPYIAGWTLVIQFIFTLAMALKCYPLQPGGLLLIEAMFIGMTTPGHMMHEIEVNLEVLLLLVFMVAGIYFMKDLLMYLFTKLVIKVRNKLILSLSFIFASAFLSAFLDALTVVAVIISVGLGFYSIYHKVASGKEFHSDHDHTSDDELGSHDLEDFRAFLRNLMMHSAVGTALGGVMTMVGEPQNLIIADKAGWDFVEFFIRMAPVTLPVFVFGLLTTIVLEKTGTFSYGAKLPTAVRQILVDYNDHMDKGRSKRETAKLVVQALIGLWLIVGLATHMASVGLIGLSVIVLATSMSGVIEEHALGKAFEEALPFAALLCVFFGVVAVIIDQGLFQPVIHWVLSFEGETQMVMFYLANGVLSMVSDNVFVGSVYITEVTAALQAGQITRDQYDMLAVAINTGTNLPSVATPNGQAAFLFLLTSAIAPLLRLSYGRMVMMALPYTIVLTIVGLVATYIGLADATQWLYDMHLIEHHSVTEAGAQVVGH; encoded by the coding sequence ATGCAAACCTCAATGATCGCGGCGATCTATAAGAATTTCCTGGGACATGCGCCCGACTGGTATAAAAAAACCATTATTGCCTTTCTCATTGTTAATCCCTTCATCTTTATGGTGGATCCTTATATAGCTGGCTGGACGCTTGTCATTCAGTTTATTTTTACGCTAGCAATGGCGCTTAAATGCTACCCACTCCAACCAGGTGGACTCCTTCTTATCGAAGCCATGTTTATCGGTATGACGACACCCGGTCACATGATGCATGAAATTGAAGTGAATTTAGAGGTACTGCTACTACTCGTCTTTATGGTGGCAGGCATTTACTTCATGAAAGATTTACTTATGTACTTGTTTACCAAATTGGTGATTAAGGTACGCAATAAGTTAATACTGTCGCTTTCGTTTATTTTTGCCTCTGCGTTTTTATCTGCATTCCTTGACGCCCTAACAGTAGTGGCAGTAATAATCAGTGTAGGCTTGGGCTTTTACTCTATTTATCACAAAGTGGCGTCAGGCAAAGAGTTTCATTCTGATCACGACCACACTAGTGATGACGAATTAGGAAGCCACGATTTAGAAGACTTCAGAGCATTTCTACGCAACCTTATGATGCACTCAGCCGTAGGTACAGCCTTAGGCGGCGTTATGACCATGGTAGGTGAACCCCAAAACCTAATTATCGCTGATAAAGCAGGTTGGGATTTCGTCGAGTTCTTTATCCGTATGGCACCTGTTACCCTGCCTGTCTTCGTATTCGGTTTGTTAACAACAATCGTTCTTGAAAAGACAGGTACATTTTCTTACGGAGCCAAGTTGCCAACAGCAGTTAGGCAGATTTTGGTCGACTATAACGACCATATGGATAAAGGCCGCAGCAAGCGAGAAACAGCAAAACTCGTAGTACAAGCACTTATTGGCCTTTGGTTAATTGTTGGTCTTGCTACACACATGGCATCGGTCGGCTTAATTGGTTTGTCTGTAATTGTACTAGCTACGTCGATGAGCGGCGTAATTGAAGAGCATGCGCTAGGAAAAGCATTTGAAGAAGCACTGCCTTTCGCTGCGCTGCTTTGCGTATTCTTTGGTGTAGTGGCAGTTATTATTGACCAGGGCCTCTTCCAGCCAGTTATTCATTGGGTACTATCGTTTGAAGGCGAAACCCAGATGGTGATGTTCTATCTGGCAAATGGCGTTCTGTCGATGGTGAGTGACAACGTATTTGTTGGCTCAGTGTATATCACGGAAGTAACAGCGGCTTTACAAGCAGGTCAAATTACTCGTGACCAATACGATATGCTTGCGGTTGCAATTAACACAGGTACCAACTTACCAAGTGTTGCAACACCAAATGGCCAAGCGGCTTTCTTATTCTTGCTAACGTCGGCCATCGCCCCGCTACTTCGCTTGTCATACGGCCGCATGGTGATGATGGCGCTGCCGTACACGATTGTGCTTACTATTGTCGGTTTGGTCGCAACCTATATTGGGCTTGCCGATGCTACTCAGTGGCTATACGACATGCACCTTATTGAGCACCACTCGGTTACCGAAGCGGGCGCGCAAGTGGTAGGTCACTAA
- a CDS encoding phasin-related domain-containing protein, translating to MTTTDTIKGKINEAEEMARKIWLAGLGAYGKSVEEAQGRYEKLSEEANKMFDELVTKGETLEDDAKSKFKSTTNDVENRVADVRKKLGLDSEPADQRIEELSAKIDALTEAVAKLAASK from the coding sequence ATGACTACTACTGACACAATTAAAGGCAAAATTAACGAAGCCGAAGAAATGGCGCGTAAAATTTGGTTAGCAGGCTTAGGCGCTTATGGTAAAAGCGTTGAAGAAGCGCAAGGGCGTTACGAGAAACTAAGCGAAGAAGCGAACAAAATGTTCGACGAGCTAGTGACTAAAGGCGAAACCTTAGAAGACGATGCAAAGAGCAAATTTAAATCGACCACTAACGATGTAGAAAATCGTGTAGCTGACGTTCGTAAAAAACTTGGTCTTGATTCTGAACCTGCAGATCAGCGCATTGAAGAGCTTTCAGCAAAAATCGATGCCCTTACTGAAGCTGTTGCCAAACTAGCAGCAAGCAAGTAA